A window from Neobacillus sp. PS3-40 encodes these proteins:
- a CDS encoding trypsin-like peptidase domain-containing protein, which produces MGYYDDHSEVRNKARKKGKGGYFFASLVGGILGALLVIIAMPSMSNHGILPYTVQQGNNLTSENNTKLTNKNEVIQRQVAVDVETDTTKAVEKTSGAVVGIANIQSSNFWSDNGNGSNSEEAAGTGSGVIYKQAGNKAFVVTNHHVVEGATKLEVSLNDGTKLPAKLLGSDVWTDLAVLEIDGSKVKEVAEFGDSDKLKTGEPVIAIGNPLGPTFSGSVTKGIISGLKRTIPVDIDQDGVVDWQAEVVQTDAAINPGNSGGALINIDGQVIGINSMKIAQQAVEGIGLSIPINSAKPIINDLEKFGDVKRPYMGVDLKSVAEIPAYYQQEALKLPKDVNYGVALRQVIAGSPAALAGLRELDVIVEMDGQKIKDVIDLRKHLYQKKKIGDQLHVKFYRSGKLKDATLKLTVESAQ; this is translated from the coding sequence TTGGGTTATTATGATGATCATTCAGAGGTTCGCAACAAAGCGCGAAAAAAGGGAAAGGGTGGCTATTTCTTTGCAAGTTTAGTTGGGGGCATCCTTGGGGCTCTATTGGTTATTATTGCTATGCCATCAATGTCTAATCATGGAATCCTTCCTTATACAGTACAACAGGGTAACAACCTGACTTCAGAAAATAATACGAAACTTACTAACAAAAATGAGGTTATTCAAAGACAAGTAGCTGTTGATGTTGAAACGGATACAACGAAAGCGGTTGAAAAGACAAGCGGAGCTGTAGTGGGTATAGCAAATATACAATCAAGCAACTTTTGGTCTGATAATGGCAATGGAAGCAATAGTGAGGAAGCAGCGGGAACAGGATCGGGCGTCATCTATAAACAAGCAGGAAATAAGGCATTTGTGGTGACAAACCATCACGTTGTAGAAGGTGCTACCAAATTAGAGGTAAGTCTAAATGATGGAACAAAGCTTCCGGCAAAACTGCTTGGTAGTGATGTATGGACGGACTTGGCAGTGCTCGAAATTGATGGCAGCAAAGTGAAAGAAGTAGCCGAATTTGGGGACTCTGATAAATTAAAAACAGGTGAACCTGTGATTGCAATCGGAAACCCTCTAGGTCCAACCTTCTCTGGATCTGTAACGAAGGGGATAATTTCAGGTCTAAAGCGGACGATTCCCGTTGATATTGACCAGGATGGAGTAGTGGATTGGCAAGCAGAGGTTGTGCAGACAGATGCAGCGATCAATCCTGGTAATAGTGGAGGGGCACTCATCAATATTGATGGCCAAGTGATTGGAATTAACTCCATGAAAATTGCTCAGCAGGCAGTTGAGGGAATTGGCTTATCTATTCCAATTAACTCTGCAAAACCAATTATTAATGATCTTGAAAAATTTGGAGATGTAAAGCGGCCATATATGGGTGTTGATTTGAAATCAGTTGCCGAAATTCCCGCCTATTATCAACAAGAAGCCTTAAAATTGCCGAAAGATGTTAATTACGGAGTGGCTTTAAGGCAAGTTATAGCAGGTTCTCCTGCAGCCCTTGCTGGACTAAGAGAGCTTGATGTCATTGTAGAAATGGATGGCCAAAAAATAAAGGATGTCATCGATCTTCGTAAACACTTGTATCAGAAAAAGAAAATCGGTGACCAGCTGCATGTTAAATTTTATCGAAGTGGAAAGTTGAAGGATGCAACGTTGAAATTAACTGTTGAAAGTGCTCAATAA
- a CDS encoding CxxH/CxxC protein, translated as MIYSCEEHVDIALDTIVDEHGTFPILSKLTVDNLSTTCEYCEKPAVYMVANE; from the coding sequence ATGATTTATTCGTGTGAAGAACATGTGGATATTGCACTTGATACGATTGTGGATGAACATGGGACATTTCCGATATTATCAAAATTAACTGTGGATAACTTATCAACAACCTGTGAATATTGCGAAAAACCAGCTGTATATATGGTGGCGAACGAGTGA
- the walK gene encoding cell wall metabolism sensor histidine kinase WalK, with product MKRVSFFRSIHVKFVIIYVLLILVAMQIIGVYFVKQLEETLRTNFQTSLKERVNLLAYNVVQEMEKERTSEDPTVEEDVKKILRDFSAVDISEVRVIDARSLKILGTSDANNQGVVGQRTTELRIKRSIVLEEEQSNILIDPQTGHRIWVLSTPIKSGKKVIGSIYLVAKIENVFTQMKTINGIFATGTAIALSITALLGILLAQTITRPIADMKKQALAMSKGNFSRKVKVYGSDEIGTLAMTFNSLTKKLQEAQAMTEGERRKLSSILSYMTDGVIATDRKGKVILINEPASEMLDVPRETVISQPIINLLGLSEMYTFEDLVEEKDSLILDHSTKNKRYILRANLSVIQKETGFVNGLITVLHDITEQEKINIERREFVANVSHELRTPLTTMRSYLEALAEGAWRDEEIAPNFLEVTRTETERMIRLVNDLLQLSKMDSTDYKLTKDWVNFVKFFHRIIDRFEITKDQNVTFNRQLPDHSIIIEIDEDKLTQVLDNIISNAIKYSPEGGQITFSILEEEEKVIVSIADEGMGIPKKNISEVFERFYRVDKARSRKLGGTGLGLAIAKEMVQAHGGNIWAKSEEGKGTEIAFSLPYERSEEDEWS from the coding sequence ATGAAAAGGGTCAGTTTTTTTCGTTCTATACACGTGAAATTCGTAATTATCTATGTTTTGCTTATTTTAGTTGCCATGCAAATTATCGGGGTTTATTTTGTGAAGCAGCTTGAGGAGACGTTAAGGACTAATTTCCAGACATCTTTGAAAGAACGGGTTAATTTGCTTGCCTATAACGTTGTTCAAGAGATGGAAAAGGAAAGAACATCAGAAGATCCTACAGTAGAGGAAGATGTCAAAAAAATTCTTAGGGATTTTTCTGCAGTAGATATTTCAGAGGTACGGGTTATTGATGCTAGATCACTAAAAATTCTCGGTACGTCTGATGCAAATAACCAGGGAGTGGTCGGGCAAAGAACTACTGAACTAAGAATCAAGCGCTCGATTGTTTTGGAAGAGGAACAAAGTAATATCTTAATTGACCCGCAGACGGGCCATCGAATTTGGGTCCTCTCTACTCCAATTAAATCTGGTAAAAAAGTAATTGGATCCATTTACCTTGTTGCAAAAATTGAAAATGTTTTTACACAGATGAAGACCATTAATGGTATTTTTGCTACTGGAACGGCGATTGCATTATCTATTACCGCACTTTTAGGTATATTGTTAGCCCAGACTATTACAAGACCCATTGCAGATATGAAAAAACAAGCATTAGCAATGTCGAAGGGAAATTTTTCAAGAAAAGTAAAAGTTTATGGATCGGATGAGATTGGTACTTTAGCGATGACCTTTAATAGTTTAACGAAGAAACTTCAGGAAGCCCAGGCAATGACAGAAGGGGAACGGAGAAAGCTTTCTTCCATTTTGTCGTATATGACAGATGGCGTGATCGCAACCGACCGAAAAGGGAAGGTTATATTGATCAATGAACCCGCTTCAGAAATGTTGGATGTTCCACGTGAAACAGTCATATCTCAGCCAATTATAAACTTATTAGGCCTAAGTGAAATGTATACATTTGAGGATTTGGTTGAAGAAAAAGATTCATTAATATTGGATCATAGTACGAAAAACAAACGATATATTCTCCGAGCAAACCTTTCTGTTATTCAAAAGGAAACAGGATTTGTAAATGGTTTAATTACGGTTCTTCATGATATTACTGAACAAGAAAAAATCAACATAGAGAGAAGAGAATTTGTAGCAAATGTTTCGCATGAACTTAGGACACCACTAACGACAATGAGGAGTTATTTAGAAGCATTGGCAGAGGGTGCATGGCGAGATGAAGAAATTGCTCCTAACTTTTTAGAGGTTACGAGAACGGAAACAGAGCGAATGATTCGCCTTGTAAATGATTTACTTCAACTTTCAAAAATGGATAGTACCGATTACAAGCTCACAAAGGATTGGGTGAATTTTGTGAAGTTTTTCCATCGGATTATTGATCGGTTTGAAATAACAAAGGACCAAAATGTTACGTTTAATAGACAGTTACCAGACCATTCCATCATTATTGAAATCGATGAAGATAAATTAACACAGGTGCTCGACAATATTATTTCGAATGCTATTAAATATTCACCAGAGGGCGGTCAAATTACGTTCTCAATTTTAGAAGAAGAAGAAAAAGTGATTGTTAGTATCGCGGATGAAGGAATGGGAATTCCTAAGAAAAATATTAGCGAGGTTTTCGAACGGTTTTACCGGGTAGATAAAGCAAGATCGCGGAAGCTTGGTGGAACAGGACTGGGGTTGGCCATTGCCAAGGAAATGGTTCAGGCACATGGAGGGAATATATGGGCGAAAAGTGAAGAAGGAAAAGGAACAGAAATTGCCTTTTCACTTCCATATGAGCGATCTGAAGAGGATGAATGGTCATGA
- a CDS encoding AAA family ATPase, translating into MTSILPNKAKIISFINMKGGVGKTTLTKDLGYFLASQRNYKILFIDLDPQSNLTQSFFRKFGYHQENLLDIVDPEEEDDNTLEDSTKASDKKTIGSDISIQKLFKPGVISHLKRDDCLLKLNENISIIPGTLKAIFSERNSNIENHLFNYINQTKLKEEFDFIFIDCPPTYSNYTISALITSDYFITPSKPDAYSVLGIEMLHEVVRRVKEEHQVYFSSKSLNSLGVIFTELAPYSKGYSDQINEIKTSSKIEELNIHFFENHFVYNSYIPKRAEYFISDSSSSTKEGLIVLADEFERRFNESE; encoded by the coding sequence ATGACATCTATATTACCTAACAAAGCTAAAATAATCTCTTTTATTAATATGAAAGGTGGGGTTGGAAAAACCACACTAACTAAAGATTTAGGGTATTTTTTAGCTTCACAAAGAAATTATAAAATCTTATTTATTGATCTAGATCCACAGTCTAACTTAACTCAATCTTTTTTCAGAAAGTTTGGCTACCATCAAGAAAATCTTCTTGATATAGTAGATCCAGAGGAAGAAGATGATAATACTTTAGAAGATTCAACTAAAGCTAGTGATAAGAAAACTATTGGTAGCGATATCTCAATTCAAAAGTTATTTAAACCCGGGGTGATTTCTCATTTAAAAAGGGATGATTGTCTTTTAAAACTAAATGAGAACATATCAATAATTCCTGGGACATTAAAAGCCATCTTCTCAGAAAGAAATAGTAACATAGAAAATCACCTTTTCAACTATATTAATCAAACAAAATTAAAAGAGGAGTTTGATTTCATTTTTATTGATTGTCCTCCAACATACTCTAACTATACTATTTCCGCTTTAATAACAAGTGACTATTTTATTACACCAAGTAAGCCAGATGCATATTCTGTTCTAGGAATTGAAATGTTACATGAAGTAGTTAGACGAGTAAAAGAAGAACATCAAGTATATTTTTCAAGTAAGAGTTTAAATTCCCTAGGAGTAATTTTCACAGAGCTAGCACCTTACAGTAAAGGCTATTCTGACCAAATAAATGAGATTAAAACCTCATCAAAAATTGAAGAATTAAATATACATTTCTTTGAAAATCACTTTGTTTATAATAGCTATATACCAAAAAGAGCCGAATATTTTATTAGTGATTCATCTAGTAGTACAAAAGAGGGTTTAATAGTCCTAGCCGATGAATTTGAAAGGCGGTTTAATGAAAGTGAATGA
- a CDS encoding MBL fold metallo-hydrolase, whose translation MSLHLSVLASGSTGNAVYVEDGQHSFLVDAGFSGKQMEALFQKIDRDISKLSGVFVTHEHSDHVKGIGVIARKYKLPIFANEKTWMAMDGMIGEIPTEQKFIFDMETSKSFGATEVESFGVSHDAADPMFYVFHHSGKKLVIITDTGYVSDRMKGIISNADAYVFESNHDVQMLRMGRYPWSVKRRILSDVGHVCNEDAAIAMGEVAGDNTKKFYLAHLSMDNNMKELARMSVTQTLESQGIIVGEQFQLYDTDPKTPTILTAV comes from the coding sequence ATGTCTTTACACTTAAGTGTACTTGCTAGTGGGAGTACAGGAAATGCTGTCTATGTAGAAGATGGCCAGCATTCGTTCTTGGTGGATGCCGGTTTTAGTGGGAAACAAATGGAGGCACTTTTTCAAAAAATTGATCGAGATATAAGTAAGCTTTCAGGTGTTTTTGTTACTCACGAGCATAGTGATCATGTAAAGGGAATCGGTGTAATTGCCCGAAAATATAAATTGCCTATTTTTGCGAATGAAAAAACGTGGATGGCGATGGATGGCATGATCGGTGAAATTCCAACGGAGCAAAAATTTATTTTCGATATGGAGACTAGTAAAAGTTTTGGAGCAACAGAAGTTGAGTCTTTTGGTGTTTCACATGATGCAGCAGATCCGATGTTTTATGTTTTTCATCATTCCGGTAAAAAACTCGTTATTATAACAGATACTGGTTATGTAAGTGATCGGATGAAGGGGATTATCTCTAATGCGGATGCATATGTTTTTGAATCCAATCACGATGTACAGATGCTTAGAATGGGAAGATATCCTTGGAGTGTGAAACGAAGAATCTTAAGTGATGTTGGGCATGTTTGCAACGAAGATGCTGCGATTGCAATGGGTGAAGTTGCGGGGGACAATACAAAGAAATTTTATCTTGCTCATTTAAGCATGGATAATAATATGAAGGAACTAGCACGGATGTCAGTAACCCAGACATTAGAGAGCCAGGGAATTATTGTTGGCGAACAGTTTCAGTTATATGATACAGACCCTAAAACACCAACAATTTTAACAGCTGTTTAG
- a CDS encoding two-component system activity regulator YycH, whose protein sequence is MRYENSKSVILIILVLVSILLTWNLWTFQPNYETMEKSNNVAEVTLSEKQEVKKIIKPDLALFHIRGEHHGTTNVNELDKLIKEVSQWSFYDVKSYTGNVANMNELIHEDGNAEIIFPTEIPVELYRNVLNFEDKKLPTFNFDRIIIKTNNSEKESGIVYFFSTNNQQVYISRISTTFLNNFNQHFFKNANQYPRYFAFKPTEKRTLYLPEGTTDMMEYKYLPVPLNSDEFKVALFNDPSFVQKSVVPTGEEFTNGSSKMNINYNSNMLLYVNPTGDTDYVEKSKDLIKRSIDFVNEHGGWTDPYRYVNNDEYNHKVTFRLYSMDGYPVFNDSGISEINEVWGRNEINKYVRPSISLKLPLKFEMHKVTSPSGYTALAFLQQKKNFKMEQIEAFSLGYRMEKDLKEPRLIVLEPAWFYRYNNTWSLIDTEDLGGVKHGLE, encoded by the coding sequence ATGAGATACGAAAATAGTAAATCTGTGATTTTAATTATTTTAGTATTAGTCAGTATTTTATTAACTTGGAATCTTTGGACATTCCAACCAAATTATGAAACGATGGAAAAAAGTAACAATGTGGCTGAAGTAACATTAAGTGAAAAACAGGAAGTAAAGAAAATTATTAAACCAGACTTGGCTTTATTTCACATAAGAGGGGAACACCATGGTACGACAAATGTAAACGAACTTGATAAGCTGATAAAAGAAGTAAGTCAGTGGAGTTTCTATGATGTAAAAAGTTACACAGGTAATGTAGCAAATATGAATGAATTAATTCATGAGGATGGAAATGCAGAAATTATTTTCCCTACTGAAATTCCTGTTGAATTATACAGAAATGTGTTGAATTTTGAAGACAAAAAGCTACCTACCTTTAATTTTGATCGAATTATCATCAAAACGAATAATTCCGAAAAGGAAAGTGGTATCGTCTACTTTTTTTCAACAAATAACCAGCAAGTCTATATCAGCCGTATTTCCACTACGTTTTTGAACAATTTTAATCAACATTTCTTTAAGAATGCAAATCAATATCCACGTTACTTTGCTTTTAAGCCAACAGAAAAACGAACTCTTTATTTACCCGAGGGTACGACGGACATGATGGAGTATAAATATTTGCCAGTACCACTTAACTCAGATGAATTTAAGGTAGCTCTTTTTAATGACCCTAGCTTTGTTCAAAAAAGCGTTGTTCCTACGGGAGAAGAGTTTACTAATGGGTCTAGTAAAATGAATATTAATTACAATAGCAATATGCTTCTATATGTTAATCCAACTGGTGATACAGATTATGTGGAAAAGTCAAAGGATTTAATTAAACGTAGCATAGACTTTGTCAATGAACATGGGGGATGGACTGACCCCTATCGTTATGTAAACAATGATGAATATAATCATAAGGTAACATTTCGCCTTTACAGTATGGATGGATATCCTGTTTTCAATGATAGTGGGATATCAGAGATCAATGAGGTGTGGGGGCGAAATGAAATTAATAAGTATGTACGTCCAAGTATCTCATTAAAACTCCCCTTAAAGTTCGAAATGCATAAAGTTACTAGTCCATCAGGCTACACAGCTTTGGCTTTTTTGCAACAGAAGAAAAATTTCAAGATGGAGCAAATTGAAGCTTTTAGCTTGGGATATCGAATGGAGAAGGATTTGAAGGAACCAAGACTTATCGTTTTAGAACCTGCTTGGTTTTATCGTTACAATAATACTTGGAGTTTAATTGACACGGAAGATCTAGGGGGAGTGAAGCATGGATTGGAGTAA
- a CDS encoding M23 family metallopeptidase produces MRFREKISNLLDNLRLLTKPSIKMAAITAVAASAIIFSNGPMALAETPKFITVYYVYLNDTYIGIVSDKEVINQLITEKSKEVKNSYKNVDLQLGSQITYISERVFHSTANDKDTIDNLEKSIQLQAETAAITIDGKPVVYLDSQDTAEQVVKNLELKFVTEDQLKEIEARKASTTPLAPLKENETRLLDVRLSKKVSIEETRISPDKIVTADQAINFLQKGTIEEKKYKVQDGDVLGSIANNHGLTLAQLLVLNPGLTEDSVLKPDQEVNITVPKPYVEVIVEKEINQKEAIPYQNEVVNDASLPKGESREKQQGSNGIQSVTFNLTLQNGIAVKKEITTKKVLEAPINHIVIKGTKVIPSRGEGSFSWPAVGGYISSQMGYRWGKMHKGIDIARPSSYAIKAADNGIVVSAGWDGSYGNKIVIDHQNGYRTVYGHLSTIEIGVGQTVAKGSTIGVMGATGDATGVHLHFEVYKNGALKNPAGYLRR; encoded by the coding sequence ATGAGATTTAGGGAAAAAATATCAAATCTATTAGACAACTTAAGACTACTAACAAAACCATCGATAAAAATGGCTGCTATTACCGCAGTTGCCGCATCGGCTATTATTTTCAGTAATGGTCCCATGGCCTTAGCTGAAACCCCAAAATTTATAACCGTATATTATGTATATTTAAATGATACCTATATTGGCATCGTTTCTGATAAAGAAGTAATCAATCAATTAATTACTGAGAAATCTAAAGAAGTTAAGAATTCCTATAAAAACGTTGATCTTCAATTAGGCTCACAAATTACATACATTTCAGAACGAGTTTTCCATTCAACAGCTAATGACAAAGATACTATAGATAATCTTGAAAAATCCATCCAGCTCCAAGCTGAAACTGCAGCTATAACTATTGATGGCAAACCAGTGGTTTATTTGGATAGCCAGGATACTGCAGAACAAGTCGTGAAAAACCTTGAACTTAAATTTGTGACAGAGGATCAGTTGAAAGAAATTGAGGCAAGAAAAGCTTCTACTACTCCTTTAGCACCACTTAAGGAAAATGAAACTCGTCTATTAGACGTTCGTTTATCAAAAAAGGTTTCAATTGAAGAGACAAGAATTTCTCCTGATAAAATTGTAACAGCTGATCAAGCAATCAATTTTTTACAAAAAGGGACAATAGAAGAAAAGAAATATAAAGTTCAAGATGGCGATGTTCTTGGATCTATTGCGAATAACCACGGGCTAACATTAGCCCAATTGCTGGTTTTAAATCCCGGTTTAACAGAGGATTCCGTTCTAAAACCTGATCAAGAGGTCAATATAACGGTACCAAAACCATATGTAGAAGTAATTGTTGAAAAGGAAATAAACCAAAAGGAAGCTATTCCGTATCAAAATGAGGTTGTAAATGACGCGTCCCTTCCTAAAGGGGAGAGCAGAGAAAAACAACAAGGAAGTAACGGAATTCAATCCGTGACATTTAATTTGACTTTACAAAATGGAATTGCGGTTAAAAAAGAAATCACTACTAAAAAAGTCTTGGAAGCACCAATAAATCACATTGTTATTAAAGGAACAAAAGTTATTCCTTCACGTGGTGAGGGCAGTTTTAGCTGGCCTGCTGTTGGAGGATATATTTCCAGCCAAATGGGTTATCGATGGGGTAAAATGCATAAAGGAATTGATATTGCAAGACCAAGCAGTTATGCGATTAAAGCAGCTGACAATGGCATTGTTGTTTCGGCAGGTTGGGATGGAAGCTATGGAAATAAAATTGTCATAGACCATCAAAATGGCTACCGTACAGTTTACGGCCATTTGTCTACCATTGAGATAGGGGTTGGCCAAACCGTAGCGAAGGGTTCAACGATCGGCGTGATGGGTGCAACAGGAGACGCAACCGGTGTTCATTTGCATTTTGAAGTGTATAAAAATGGTGCGTTAAAAAACCCAGCAGGTTATTTAAGAAGGTAA
- the yycF gene encoding response regulator YycF, with the protein MEKKILVVDDEKPIADILRFNLKKEGFDVYCAYDGNEAINMVEEIQPDIILLDIMLPLKDGMEVCREVRKKYEMPIIMLTAKDSEIDKVLGLELGADDYVTKPFSTRELIARVKANLRRHQQLHSQANTEDDTNEIEVGSLTIHPDAYVVSKRGETIELTHREFELLHYLAKHIGQVMTREHLLQTVWGYDYFGDVRTVDVTVRRLREKIEDSPSHPTWIVTRRGVGYYLRNPEQE; encoded by the coding sequence ATGGAAAAGAAGATTCTTGTTGTCGATGATGAGAAGCCAATTGCAGATATTTTGCGCTTTAATCTTAAAAAAGAAGGTTTCGATGTATATTGCGCTTACGATGGGAATGAAGCCATCAATATGGTTGAGGAAATTCAACCGGATATCATTCTATTAGACATCATGCTTCCTTTAAAAGATGGGATGGAAGTATGCCGCGAAGTAAGAAAAAAATATGAAATGCCGATTATTATGTTAACAGCCAAGGATTCAGAAATTGATAAGGTACTTGGTCTTGAACTTGGTGCGGATGATTACGTGACAAAGCCTTTTAGTACAAGGGAGTTAATTGCTAGGGTTAAAGCCAATTTACGTCGCCATCAACAACTTCATTCTCAAGCAAATACAGAAGATGATACAAATGAGATTGAAGTTGGCTCGCTTACCATTCATCCAGATGCCTATGTTGTTTCCAAACGAGGAGAAACAATTGAATTGACCCATCGCGAGTTTGAATTACTTCATTATCTTGCCAAGCATATTGGACAAGTCATGACACGGGAGCATTTACTGCAAACCGTTTGGGGATATGATTATTTCGGGGATGTCAGAACGGTTGATGTTACCGTTAGACGCTTGCGTGAAAAAATAGAGGATAGTCCGAGTCATCCAACATGGATTGTTACTCGTAGAGGAGTAGGATACTATTTACGGAATCCTGAACAGGAGTAA
- a CDS encoding two-component system regulatory protein YycI, with amino-acid sequence MDWSKIKTIFILTFLILDVYLLYQFMKIRDANKYEFITEASFEDKLKADEIKYGELPKISIKGQYVSAKPKTFTNGDISKLKGQSVDLKDGNSLQAKLEKPIQIPSKFEPSDLSSFIKEDVLYGEHYQFWEKDDKKNTITYFQQFENKTLYKNINGMIIFSLNKENQVISYTQTYLEGIEKLTEKGEVLPPLKAIETLHQKGILKPKSKITRVELGYSTLIQLAASQVLAPTWHIVVNDKESLFVNAFEGQIIDFSSDENKVVE; translated from the coding sequence ATGGATTGGAGTAAGATTAAAACCATCTTTATTTTGACCTTCTTGATTTTAGATGTTTATTTGTTATATCAGTTTATGAAAATACGTGATGCCAACAAATATGAATTTATTACGGAAGCCTCTTTTGAGGATAAACTGAAGGCTGACGAAATTAAGTATGGAGAACTTCCGAAAATTTCAATAAAAGGCCAATATGTTAGTGCTAAGCCAAAAACATTTACTAATGGAGATATAAGCAAATTAAAGGGACAATCTGTTGATTTAAAAGATGGTAATAGTCTACAGGCTAAATTAGAGAAGCCTATTCAGATTCCTTCTAAATTTGAACCGTCTGATCTTTCTTCTTTTATAAAGGAAGATGTCCTTTATGGAGAACACTATCAATTTTGGGAGAAAGATGATAAAAAAAATACGATTACTTACTTTCAACAGTTTGAAAATAAGACCTTATACAAGAATATAAACGGAATGATCATTTTCTCCCTCAATAAAGAGAATCAAGTTATTTCCTATACTCAGACCTATCTTGAGGGGATTGAAAAGCTAACAGAAAAAGGTGAGGTTCTCCCTCCTTTAAAAGCGATTGAAACATTGCATCAAAAGGGAATTCTTAAACCAAAAAGCAAGATTACAAGGGTTGAACTTGGATATTCAACTCTCATTCAACTTGCTGCATCACAGGTATTAGCACCAACATGGCATATTGTTGTTAATGATAAGGAAAGCTTGTTTGTGAATGCTTTTGAGGGGCAAATTATTGATTTTAGTAGTGATGAAAATAAGGTAGTGGAGTGA
- the rlmH gene encoding 23S rRNA (pseudouridine(1915)-N(3))-methyltransferase RlmH, with protein MNISIVTVGKLKEKYLKQGIDEYLKRLTSYAKVEMIEVADEKAPEELSELEMEQVKQKEGERILAKISQDTYVFALAINGKMQSSEELADSLDKLATYGKSKIAFIIGGSLGLSAEVLKRSNEQLSFSKMTFPHQLMRLILVEQVYRAYRINRGEPYHK; from the coding sequence GTGAATATCTCGATTGTAACGGTTGGAAAATTGAAAGAGAAATACCTAAAACAAGGAATTGATGAGTATTTAAAAAGATTGACGTCTTATGCAAAAGTGGAAATGATCGAGGTGGCTGACGAAAAGGCACCAGAAGAATTAAGTGAGTTGGAAATGGAACAGGTGAAGCAAAAAGAGGGAGAAAGAATCTTAGCTAAGATCAGCCAAGATACATACGTATTTGCTTTAGCGATTAATGGGAAAATGCAATCATCCGAGGAATTAGCAGATTCATTAGATAAATTGGCGACATACGGCAAAAGCAAAATTGCCTTTATCATTGGAGGGTCACTAGGTCTAAGTGCAGAAGTATTGAAAAGATCAAATGAACAGCTCTCCTTTTCTAAAATGACTTTTCCTCATCAATTAATGAGATTGATATTGGTTGAGCAGGTGTATCGGGCTTATCGGATTAATCGGGGTGAACCTTACCATAAGTAA